A single window of Acidobacteriota bacterium DNA harbors:
- a CDS encoding NADP-dependent malic enzyme, with protein MSFTKQDALDYHSTGRKGKLEVIPSKPCATARDLSLAYTPGVAEPCLEIARDPELVYEYTGKGNLVAVISNGTAVLGLGDIGAAAGKPVMEGKGVLFKRFADVDVFDIEVDEHDPDKLIECVARLEPTFGGINLEDIKAPECFYIEEQLKKRMGIPVFHDDQHGTAIISAAAFLNALEIAGKKIEDVKVVFAGAGAAAVACANLYITYGVKLENILMVDRTGVIWKGRTENMNPYKERFARDTKKRTVTEALDGADAFIGVSAAKLINGDMIKKMAKDPIIFAMANPVPEITPEEAKASRPDCIMATGRSDYPNQVNNVLGFPFIFRGALDCRATQINEAMKLAASKALANLAKEDVPDSVARAYGVEGFKFGREYLIPKPFDWRVLLHVPPAVAQAAADTGVAKRPIKDMEAYKRKLEGMLSRSRSFMQVIHEKAKRDPKRVVLAEGDDPKIQRAAKILAEEGLAKPILLSRGRKAEAALKAMDVKTPIEVIDPETSPNYAKYVKAYAEKRKRSGVTLEDAERTLRFRNYYAGMMVDQGDADVTLSGLTSNYPDTIKPALQTIGVKAGVKKVSGLYVLILQDRVFFFADTTVNIDPTAEDLAEIALLSADTAKLFGIQPRVAMIAFSNFGSTVHPSTNKVRDAVKLVKQRRPDLECDGEMQADTAVLPEFLKENYPWTDLKGPANVLVFPELQSANAAYKLVWRLAKADAIGPILMGMSKPAHVLQRGVEVSDIVNMAAFGVVDAQSRKK; from the coding sequence GTGAGCTTCACCAAACAGGACGCCCTCGACTACCACTCGACGGGCCGCAAGGGAAAACTCGAGGTCATCCCCTCCAAGCCCTGTGCGACCGCCCGCGACCTTTCGCTCGCCTACACGCCCGGCGTCGCCGAGCCGTGTCTCGAAATCGCCCGGGACCCCGAGCTCGTCTACGAGTACACCGGCAAGGGGAACCTCGTCGCCGTCATCTCGAACGGCACCGCCGTCCTCGGCCTCGGCGACATCGGCGCTGCCGCCGGCAAGCCGGTCATGGAGGGGAAGGGAGTCCTGTTCAAGAGGTTCGCGGACGTCGACGTGTTCGACATCGAGGTGGACGAGCACGACCCCGACAAGCTCATCGAGTGCGTCGCCCGCCTCGAGCCCACGTTCGGGGGGATCAACCTCGAGGACATCAAGGCGCCCGAGTGCTTCTACATCGAAGAGCAGCTCAAGAAGCGCATGGGCATCCCGGTGTTCCACGACGACCAGCACGGGACCGCCATCATCTCGGCCGCCGCGTTCCTGAACGCGCTCGAGATCGCGGGCAAGAAGATCGAGGACGTGAAGGTCGTGTTCGCGGGCGCCGGCGCCGCCGCGGTCGCCTGCGCGAACCTCTACATCACGTACGGCGTGAAGCTCGAGAACATCCTCATGGTCGACCGCACCGGCGTCATCTGGAAGGGCCGGACGGAGAACATGAACCCGTACAAGGAACGCTTCGCGCGCGACACGAAGAAGCGCACGGTCACCGAGGCGCTCGACGGGGCCGACGCCTTCATCGGCGTCTCGGCCGCGAAGCTCATCAACGGCGACATGATCAAGAAGATGGCAAAGGACCCGATCATCTTCGCGATGGCGAACCCGGTGCCCGAGATCACGCCCGAGGAGGCAAAGGCGTCTCGGCCCGACTGCATCATGGCGACGGGCCGGTCCGACTACCCGAACCAGGTCAACAACGTCCTCGGCTTCCCCTTCATCTTCCGCGGCGCGCTCGACTGCCGCGCAACGCAGATCAACGAGGCGATGAAGCTCGCCGCCTCCAAGGCCCTCGCGAACCTCGCGAAGGAGGACGTGCCGGACTCCGTCGCCCGCGCGTACGGCGTCGAGGGCTTCAAGTTTGGCCGCGAGTACCTCATCCCGAAGCCGTTCGACTGGCGCGTCCTCCTGCACGTGCCGCCGGCCGTGGCCCAGGCCGCCGCGGACACGGGTGTCGCGAAGAGGCCCATCAAGGACATGGAGGCCTACAAGCGGAAGCTCGAGGGCATGCTCTCGCGCTCGCGCTCGTTCATGCAGGTCATCCACGAGAAGGCGAAGCGCGACCCGAAACGCGTCGTCCTCGCCGAGGGCGACGATCCGAAGATCCAGCGCGCCGCGAAGATCCTCGCCGAGGAGGGGCTCGCGAAGCCGATTCTTCTCTCGCGCGGGAGGAAGGCCGAGGCGGCCCTCAAGGCGATGGACGTCAAGACGCCGATCGAGGTGATCGACCCCGAGACAAGCCCGAACTACGCGAAGTACGTCAAGGCATACGCCGAGAAGCGCAAGCGAAGCGGCGTGACTCTCGAGGACGCCGAGCGGACGCTCCGGTTCCGCAACTATTACGCGGGGATGATGGTCGACCAGGGCGACGCGGACGTCACCCTGTCGGGCCTCACCTCGAACTACCCGGACACGATCAAGCCCGCGCTCCAGACGATCGGCGTCAAGGCCGGCGTCAAGAAGGTCTCTGGCCTCTACGTCCTGATCCTCCAGGACCGGGTGTTCTTCTTCGCGGACACGACGGTCAACATCGACCCGACGGCCGAGGATCTCGCGGAGATCGCGCTCCTCTCGGCCGACACGGCGAAGCTCTTCGGGATCCAGCCCCGCGTCGCGATGATCGCGTTCTCGAACTTCGGCTCCACGGTCCATCCGTCGACGAACAAGGTGCGCGACGCGGTCAAGCTCGTGAAGCAGCGCCGTCCCGACCTCGAGTGCGACGGCGAGATGCAGGCCGACACGGCCGTCCTGCCGGAGTTCCTCAAGGAGAACTATCCCTGGACGGACCTCAAGGGCCCGGCCAACGTCCTCGTCTTCCCCGAGCTCCAGAGCGCGAACGCCGCGTACAAGCTCGTGTGGCGCCTCGCGAAGGCCGACGCGATCGGGCCGATCCTCATGGGGATGAGCAAGCCCGCCCACGTCCTCCAGCGCGGCGTCGAGGTTTCGGACATCGTGAACATGGCGGCCTTCGGCGTCGTGGACGCCCAGTCGCGCAAGAAGTAG
- a CDS encoding glycosyltransferase family 2 protein, with protein MDIFTTGTALLAAWAATPALDAFLRWRRLTAPQGGARDASGARAPGMLLAVIPARAEGPRVGDLASDLKRESEKTKEEKVSLKVEEGEGGGSVDVLVLLDGPDPDAEARLKADGVSYLSKKSPGPAKGHALAFLAERLGARLDDYSYILVFDADMRLPEGFFRDLRVPEGTEAFQLPVRPAGVPAPGAPRVEALSLAEARLDDRVRDAEGLPVRLRGKAMGFSPRAFRLGPAAATRTTAEDSEATLKLLARGVVVRALDGPFAFDEPSADAGAMGRSRARWFGGHLKLLFSGFGDLVRSFPRRPIGTLVLAADFWLRPRIFLLGTLAFLASVSDAAMVVLSSSGAWRALPFLLLLSLLGKSSLLFEWLSIAALRRRIGYPAECPPVSAADLSDSLLMWIGAAVRGVTSPSRWHRARPPA; from the coding sequence GTGGACATCTTCACGACCGGCACGGCCCTCCTCGCCGCGTGGGCGGCGACGCCAGCCCTCGACGCCTTCCTGAGGTGGCGCCGCCTTACGGCGCCGCAGGGGGGCGCGCGAGACGCCTCCGGCGCTCGCGCGCCCGGAATGCTCCTCGCCGTGATTCCGGCGCGCGCCGAGGGCCCTCGGGTGGGGGATCTGGCTTCGGACTTGAAGAGGGAGTCGGAGAAGACGAAGGAAGAGAAGGTTTCTTTGAAGGTGGAAGAGGGGGAGGGCGGCGGTTCGGTCGACGTTCTCGTGCTCCTGGACGGCCCGGACCCCGATGCCGAGGCCCGTCTCAAAGCGGACGGGGTTTCTTACCTTTCTAAGAAATCTCCCGGTCCTGCGAAGGGTCATGCGCTGGCATTCCTCGCCGAGCGCCTGGGCGCGCGCCTCGACGATTACTCATACATCCTCGTCTTCGACGCCGACATGCGTCTGCCCGAGGGGTTCTTTCGGGACCTCCGCGTGCCGGAGGGAACGGAGGCGTTCCAGCTGCCGGTTCGCCCTGCGGGCGTTCCGGCGCCGGGCGCCCCGCGAGTCGAGGCGTTGTCGCTCGCCGAGGCGCGGCTCGATGACCGGGTGCGCGACGCGGAGGGGCTGCCCGTGCGCCTGCGCGGCAAGGCGATGGGCTTTTCGCCGCGCGCCTTCCGCCTCGGCCCGGCCGCCGCGACGCGGACGACGGCGGAGGACTCCGAGGCGACGCTCAAACTTCTCGCGAGGGGCGTCGTCGTGCGTGCGCTGGATGGCCCCTTCGCCTTCGACGAGCCGTCCGCGGACGCGGGCGCGATGGGCCGCTCGCGGGCGCGGTGGTTCGGCGGGCACCTGAAGCTGCTCTTCTCGGGCTTCGGGGATCTCGTTCGCTCATTCCCTCGGCGGCCGATCGGGACTTTAGTGCTGGCGGCGGATTTCTGGCTCCGGCCGAGGATCTTTCTGCTTGGGACCCTCGCCTTTCTTGCAAGTGTCTCGGATGCTGCGATGGTGGTTCTTTCTTCGAGTGGCGCGTGGCGCGCTCTGCCTTTCCTTCTGCTTCTTTCACTTCTAGGAAAATCTTCTCTTCTCTTTGAGTGGCTCTCGATCGCAGCGCTTCGCCGCCGCATCGGCTATCCCGCCGAATGTCCCCCGGTCTCGGCCGCCGATCTCTCCGACTCTCTTCTCATGTGGATCGGCGCCGCTGTCCGCGGCGTCACCTCACCCTCGCGGTGGCACCGCGCGAGGCCGCCCGCGTGA
- a CDS encoding glycosyltransferase: MAPREAARVKAVLLVPRLPGTGHTGDRLRAELHLAALAQAGYETHLVGGTETGSFLRMSHAAAVHPVRLDRIRLPAALARAAVTGEPLQSALFAGSFGPALREAARDADILVCVLLPRLLAHVGPLPALPRVVDFVDALAAAARQAANDDPAPWRRAYWEAEAPRLARAETRAAEGASVLFATTPFDAAHLPPGTRAVANGVDVGPLAPGPRGPVVAFSGRLRYRPNVLAVKRLLDDIWPRVRRDAPAARLVLGGADAPAWLLARSGKDGVEVVSPVADMAAFLRTARVAAAPVAMGTGTPNKIFEAFEAGAAVVASPEVAERAAAGGETPPVRTARTNEEFSAALVALLKDADAGVREGALGRAWVETHADRRKSVDVLAAGYGETRERG; encoded by the coding sequence GTGGCACCGCGCGAGGCCGCCCGCGTGAAGGCGGTCCTTCTCGTCCCTCGCCTGCCGGGCACCGGGCACACGGGCGACCGCCTGCGCGCGGAGCTGCACCTCGCGGCGCTCGCGCAGGCCGGATACGAGACGCATCTCGTCGGGGGAACGGAGACCGGGAGTTTTCTTCGAATGAGTCATGCGGCGGCCGTCCACCCCGTGCGTCTCGACCGCATCCGGTTGCCCGCGGCGCTCGCGCGGGCTGCCGTCACGGGCGAGCCGCTGCAGTCGGCACTCTTCGCAGGATCCTTCGGCCCAGCCCTGCGCGAGGCGGCACGGGATGCGGACATTCTCGTCTGCGTTCTTCTGCCGCGCCTCCTTGCGCACGTGGGCCCGCTGCCGGCTTTGCCGCGTGTCGTGGACTTCGTGGACGCGCTCGCGGCCGCGGCGCGCCAGGCCGCGAACGACGATCCGGCGCCGTGGCGCCGCGCGTACTGGGAGGCTGAGGCGCCGCGCCTCGCGCGCGCCGAGACGCGCGCGGCCGAGGGCGCGTCGGTCCTCTTCGCGACGACGCCGTTCGACGCGGCGCACCTCCCGCCGGGGACGCGCGCCGTCGCGAACGGCGTCGACGTCGGGCCGCTCGCCCCGGGGCCGCGCGGCCCCGTCGTGGCATTCTCGGGCCGGCTCCGGTACCGTCCGAACGTCCTCGCCGTGAAACGTCTACTCGACGACATCTGGCCCCGGGTGAGACGGGATGCGCCGGCGGCGCGCCTCGTCCTCGGAGGCGCCGACGCTCCCGCCTGGCTGCTCGCGCGCTCGGGGAAGGACGGCGTCGAGGTCGTGAGCCCCGTCGCGGACATGGCCGCGTTCCTCCGGACGGCGCGCGTGGCCGCGGCTCCAGTCGCCATGGGAACCGGCACGCCGAACAAGATCTTCGAGGCGTTCGAGGCGGGCGCCGCCGTGGTCGCGTCCCCAGAGGTCGCGGAGCGGGCGGCGGCGGGCGGCGAGACGCCGCCGGTGAGGACGGCGCGCACGAACGAGGAGTTCTCCGCCGCCCTCGTCGCTCTTCTGAAGGATGCGGACGCTGGGGTGCGGGAGGGTGCGCTCGGGCGGGCGTGGGTCGAGACGCACGCGGACCGCCGGAAATCCGTCGACGTCCTCGCGGCGGGCTACGGCGAAACCCGGGAGCGCGGATGA
- a CDS encoding aminotransferase class I/II-fold pyridoxal phosphate-dependent enzyme translates to MDVTSYFQSAEKADAGLSPLARGVVGSEILRIAGEIRALQATGRPVCNLTIGDFDSRQFPIPDGLLAATKEALETGQTNYPPSEGILPLREEVVKLYARDLGLSYPVESVVIAAGARPLLYGTYRTLLEPGDGAIYPVPSWNNNHYAYLSGARGIPIRVEAKSNFFPTPDQIRPHVPGARLLILNSPLNPTGTAISKQALTDLTEMVVEENRRRDSEGRRRPLYLVYDQVYWTLVFGKTEHHTPVGLVPESAPYVIFLDAISKAFCATGMRVGWGVMPPPIRRRMSDILGHVGAWAPKAEQAGVAKFLAQPEAVRAYRDGVRRKLAERLEALYDGVMTMKKEGFPVDAIEPQGAIYLSVRFDLFGRTVRGVPVKTNDDVRRLLLEEAGLGVVPFQAFGFEGDTGWFRLSVGAVSMDEIAAAFPRLKSMLAAAPAAV, encoded by the coding sequence ATGGACGTCACCTCCTATTTTCAGTCGGCGGAGAAGGCCGACGCAGGCCTCTCCCCTCTCGCCCGCGGCGTCGTGGGTTCCGAGATTCTCCGCATCGCGGGTGAGATCCGCGCCCTGCAGGCCACGGGCCGCCCGGTCTGCAATCTCACGATCGGCGACTTCGACTCGCGCCAGTTCCCCATCCCGGACGGCCTCCTCGCGGCCACGAAGGAGGCCCTCGAGACGGGCCAGACGAACTACCCGCCATCGGAGGGAATCCTCCCGCTGCGCGAGGAGGTCGTGAAGCTCTACGCCCGCGATCTCGGGCTCTCCTATCCCGTCGAGTCCGTCGTGATCGCGGCCGGCGCCCGCCCGCTCCTCTACGGGACGTACCGCACGCTCCTCGAGCCGGGCGACGGCGCGATCTATCCCGTGCCGTCGTGGAACAACAACCACTACGCCTACCTGTCCGGCGCCCGCGGGATCCCGATCCGCGTCGAGGCGAAGTCGAATTTCTTCCCGACGCCGGACCAGATCCGCCCGCACGTCCCCGGAGCCCGCCTGCTGATCCTGAACTCGCCGCTCAACCCGACGGGGACGGCGATCTCGAAGCAGGCCCTGACGGACCTCACGGAGATGGTGGTGGAGGAGAACCGCCGGCGCGACTCGGAGGGCCGGCGGCGCCCGCTCTACCTCGTGTACGACCAGGTCTACTGGACGCTCGTCTTCGGGAAGACCGAGCACCACACGCCCGTCGGGCTCGTCCCCGAGAGCGCGCCGTACGTCATTTTCCTCGACGCGATCTCGAAGGCGTTCTGCGCGACGGGCATGCGCGTCGGGTGGGGCGTGATGCCCCCGCCGATCCGCCGCCGGATGTCGGACATCCTCGGCCACGTCGGCGCCTGGGCTCCGAAGGCCGAGCAGGCAGGCGTCGCCAAGTTCCTCGCGCAGCCGGAGGCCGTCCGCGCGTACCGCGACGGCGTGCGGAGGAAGCTCGCCGAGCGCCTGGAAGCCCTGTACGACGGCGTGATGACGATGAAGAAAGAAGGCTTCCCCGTCGACGCGATCGAACCGCAGGGCGCCATCTACCTGTCCGTGCGCTTCGACCTCTTCGGGCGCACCGTGAGGGGCGTCCCCGTGAAGACGAACGACGACGTGCGGCGCCTCCTCCTCGAGGAGGCCGGCCTCGGCGTCGTGCCGTTCCAGGCCTTCGGGTTCGAGGGCGACACGGGCTGGTTCCGGCTGTCCGTGGGCGCGGTTTCGATGGACGAGATCGCGGCCGCGTTCCCGCGCCTGAAGTCCATGCTCGCGGCGGCTCCCGCCGCCGTCTAG
- a CDS encoding proline--tRNA ligase, with product MRWSQSFLVTLREVPGDAEVVSHQLLYRAGFIQKLAAGIYSYTPFGFRSLKKMTEIVREEMDATGAQEVDLPILQPKELWVESGRWDRYQNEGILFHLKDRKDGEFALAPTAEEAVTDMVRRSVTSWRQLPFNLYQIRTKFRDEIRPRFGLLRGREFLMKDAYSFDLDQKGLDAHYVKMDSAYRKIFDRCGLEFAVVQADSGAIGGSASEEFMVVADTGEDALVFAEAGDYGANIEKAVTAPLPEPWAGEEAKAFGEANAPTPGITTTEGQAQHLGTTPERIVNTMIYEAVGADGKARLAAVLIRGDLTINEVKLPKAIGALHVKLASEEILRKVTGTRPGFVGPLSLLPFAENPVFVFVDRSLEHGRNLWCGANQEGLHHSGVDINRDVMGISSFKGVVEAATARDGDPSPAPKGGALRIKRGIEVGHIFKLGTKYSEAMKCEVADQAQKMVPLAMGCYGLGLGRTIAAAIEQHHDEHGIVWPVPLAPYACVVAALQRDAEVLAAADKLYEELKAAGVEVFYDDRDERPGVKFKDIDLIGFPVRVVVGGKSLAKGVVEVSTRREKQAQGIALADVVGVVKKTLAAGAKTLVV from the coding sequence ATGCGCTGGTCCCAGTCGTTTCTCGTGACCCTCCGGGAGGTCCCCGGCGACGCCGAGGTCGTCTCCCATCAGCTTCTCTACCGCGCGGGCTTCATCCAGAAGCTCGCCGCTGGCATCTACTCGTACACGCCGTTCGGCTTCCGGTCGCTCAAGAAGATGACCGAGATCGTGCGCGAGGAGATGGACGCGACCGGAGCCCAGGAAGTCGACCTCCCGATCCTCCAGCCGAAGGAGCTCTGGGTCGAGTCCGGCCGCTGGGACCGCTACCAGAACGAGGGCATCCTCTTTCACCTGAAGGACCGCAAGGACGGCGAGTTCGCGCTCGCGCCGACGGCCGAGGAGGCCGTGACGGACATGGTCCGGCGCTCCGTGACGTCCTGGCGGCAGCTTCCGTTCAACCTCTACCAGATCCGCACGAAGTTCCGCGACGAGATCCGCCCGCGCTTCGGCCTCCTGCGCGGGCGCGAGTTCCTCATGAAGGACGCGTACTCCTTCGACCTCGACCAGAAGGGTCTCGACGCCCACTACGTGAAGATGGACTCCGCGTACCGGAAGATCTTCGACCGCTGCGGCCTCGAGTTCGCGGTCGTGCAGGCCGATTCGGGCGCAATCGGCGGCTCGGCTTCGGAAGAGTTCATGGTCGTCGCCGACACGGGCGAGGACGCGCTCGTGTTCGCGGAAGCCGGCGACTACGGCGCGAACATCGAAAAGGCCGTGACGGCGCCCCTCCCCGAGCCGTGGGCGGGGGAGGAGGCGAAGGCTTTCGGCGAGGCGAACGCGCCAACGCCGGGGATCACGACGACCGAGGGTCAGGCGCAGCACCTCGGGACGACACCGGAGCGAATCGTCAACACGATGATCTACGAGGCGGTGGGCGCGGACGGAAAAGCGCGCCTGGCGGCCGTCCTGATCCGAGGGGACCTCACGATCAACGAGGTCAAGCTCCCGAAGGCGATCGGCGCGCTTCACGTGAAGCTGGCTTCGGAGGAGATTCTTCGAAAGGTGACGGGAACGCGCCCCGGCTTCGTCGGGCCGCTCTCCCTTCTTCCTTTCGCAGAGAATCCCGTCTTCGTCTTCGTCGACCGCTCTCTCGAGCACGGACGAAACCTCTGGTGCGGGGCGAACCAGGAGGGGCTGCACCATTCCGGGGTCGACATCAATCGCGACGTGATGGGCATTTCCTCGTTCAAGGGCGTCGTCGAGGCCGCCACCGCCCGCGACGGCGACCCCTCGCCCGCCCCGAAGGGCGGCGCGCTGCGAATCAAGCGCGGCATCGAGGTCGGGCACATCTTCAAGCTCGGCACGAAGTACTCCGAGGCCATGAAGTGCGAGGTCGCCGACCAGGCGCAGAAGATGGTGCCCCTCGCAATGGGGTGCTACGGGCTCGGCCTCGGCCGGACCATCGCCGCCGCCATCGAGCAGCACCACGACGAGCACGGAATCGTGTGGCCCGTCCCGCTCGCGCCCTACGCGTGCGTCGTCGCCGCCCTGCAGCGCGACGCCGAGGTCCTCGCCGCCGCCGACAAGCTCTACGAGGAGCTGAAGGCCGCGGGCGTCGAGGTGTTCTACGACGACCGCGACGAGCGGCCGGGCGTGAAGTTCAAGGACATCGACCTCATCGGCTTTCCGGTGCGCGTCGTCGTGGGCGGCAAGTCGCTCGCGAAGGGCGTCGTCGAGGTCTCGACGCGGCGCGAGAAGCAGGCGCAGGGCATCGCGCTCGCGGATGTCGTCGGCGTCGTGAAGAAGACGCTCGCGGCGGGCGCGAAGACGCTGGTCGTGTAG
- a CDS encoding MBL fold metallo-hydrolase has protein sequence MALDETRLTEHVSVFTHGGETLLESYGSNATVFFGKGAVVVVDPFVAPRQAAALGARIADRTPDPVTHVVLTHHHTDHALGASFFASLGADVIAHEAAARRMAVEHGALIAERRRDPALGGLFDGAEPHAPKRLVRDSLAFEAGGIRFDVFHPGHAHTPGDLCVYVPALGVLVSGDLVSTGYHPNLEDADVAGWRAALARLHGIPYWTLVPGHGPAGGREAVEDQIAYFDAAERTVKEAAEFGFDAVAALKAAFPERLLAAVLPDAVKALSAR, from the coding sequence GTGGCGCTGGACGAAACCCGCCTGACCGAGCACGTCTCGGTGTTCACGCACGGCGGCGAGACGCTTCTCGAGAGCTACGGCTCGAACGCGACGGTCTTCTTCGGGAAGGGCGCGGTCGTCGTCGTGGACCCGTTCGTCGCGCCGCGGCAGGCGGCGGCGCTCGGCGCGCGGATCGCGGATCGCACGCCGGACCCGGTCACGCACGTCGTCCTCACGCACCACCACACGGACCACGCTCTCGGGGCGTCCTTTTTCGCCTCCCTCGGCGCGGACGTCATCGCGCACGAGGCCGCCGCGCGGCGCATGGCGGTCGAGCACGGCGCCCTCATCGCCGAGCGGCGCCGGGACCCCGCGCTCGGCGGCCTCTTCGACGGCGCCGAACCGCACGCGCCGAAGCGCCTTGTCCGGGACTCCCTGGCGTTCGAGGCCGGCGGAATCCGGTTCGACGTCTTCCACCCGGGGCACGCGCATACGCCCGGCGATCTCTGCGTGTACGTGCCCGCGCTCGGAGTCCTCGTGTCGGGCGACCTCGTGTCCACCGGGTATCACCCGAACCTCGAGGACGCCGACGTCGCCGGGTGGAGGGCCGCGCTCGCACGCCTGCACGGCATCCCGTACTGGACGCTCGTGCCGGGTCACGGACCGGCTGGCGGGCGCGAGGCCGTCGAGGACCAGATCGCGTACTTCGACGCCGCCGAGCGGACCGTGAAGGAGGCGGCGGAGTTCGGGTTCGACGCCGTCGCCGCCCTCAAGGCCGCTTTCCCCGAGCGGCTGCTGGCTGCCGTGCTCCCGGACGCGGTCAAGGCGCTTTCCGCGCGCTGA
- a CDS encoding TetR/AcrR family transcriptional regulator, producing MEQDKKSEKSRTAILEAALDLFSSQGYRGTSIRDVAQRAGVSTGNVYHHFADKETIFQTVLGQYWKAIESPDFPFNKALASGTFPDNLEELAAAARESVHVWRRHVALIYVDVVELSGNHIRKFYSEMASRFERFIVSHGDAVSGEIRPGVPVATAVMLASRVFLQYYAVEILFGVPEQFGKGSDVAMREVAEILRHGMLKEPGLVAAAPVPHARARR from the coding sequence GTGGAGCAGGACAAGAAGTCCGAGAAGAGCCGCACCGCCATCCTCGAGGCGGCGCTGGACCTCTTCTCGAGCCAGGGCTATCGCGGCACGAGCATCCGCGACGTCGCCCAGCGCGCCGGGGTCTCAACGGGAAACGTCTACCACCACTTCGCCGACAAGGAGACGATCTTCCAGACCGTCCTCGGCCAGTACTGGAAGGCGATCGAGAGCCCGGACTTCCCGTTCAACAAGGCGCTCGCGTCCGGGACGTTTCCCGACAACCTCGAGGAGCTCGCGGCCGCCGCGCGCGAGAGCGTGCACGTCTGGCGGCGCCACGTCGCGCTCATCTACGTCGACGTCGTGGAGCTTTCGGGCAACCACATCCGGAAGTTCTACTCGGAGATGGCGTCACGCTTCGAACGGTTCATCGTGTCGCACGGCGACGCGGTCTCGGGCGAGATACGCCCCGGTGTGCCGGTCGCCACCGCCGTCATGCTCGCGAGCCGTGTCTTCCTCCAGTACTACGCGGTCGAGATCCTCTTCGGCGTCCCGGAGCAGTTCGGCAAGGGAAGCGACGTCGCGATGCGCGAGGTCGCCGAGATCCTCCGCCACGGAATGCTGAAGGAGCCCGGCCTCGTCGCGGCCGCCCCGGTCCCGCACGCGCGGGCCCGCCGCTAG
- a CDS encoding alpha/beta hydrolase gives MSAAPPPAPLREGRLVHGGYGYHWELYGTGGRETVCLFNGLAMSTKSWLSFLPEMGERDVLLYDYLGQGASDDAELPGAPISSFGDALAAILDAEGIARVHAIGVSYGGFVAAEFARRHPARAASLTLSGILLTQETLFAMYQDVSLRFYAGGPPLFDLYTRYLYEKIFAEAFVARVGPKLESMRQGFHDRYASRIEALVRLTKAQDPFFAALGENAASYAAIPCPVLVLAGAEDRAIPPPQQRRIPTVIPHAVYEEIAGAGHVVYLEKPEVFWPRVRLFLDGTRR, from the coding sequence GTGAGCGCGGCCCCTCCCCCCGCGCCTCTTCGCGAGGGCCGGCTCGTCCATGGCGGGTACGGCTACCACTGGGAGCTGTACGGGACCGGCGGCCGCGAAACGGTCTGCCTCTTCAACGGCCTCGCGATGTCCACGAAGAGCTGGCTTTCGTTCCTGCCCGAGATGGGGGAGCGCGACGTCCTCCTCTACGACTACCTCGGGCAGGGCGCCTCGGACGACGCGGAGCTGCCGGGCGCGCCGATCTCGTCTTTCGGAGACGCGCTCGCGGCGATCCTGGACGCCGAGGGGATTGCGAGGGTCCACGCGATCGGCGTCTCGTACGGCGGGTTCGTCGCCGCGGAGTTCGCGCGGCGCCACCCGGCGCGCGCGGCGTCGTTGACCCTCTCCGGGATCCTCCTGACGCAGGAGACGCTCTTCGCGATGTACCAGGACGTCTCGCTGCGCTTCTACGCGGGCGGGCCGCCGCTCTTCGACCTCTACACCCGTTACCTCTACGAGAAGATCTTCGCGGAGGCGTTCGTCGCGCGGGTCGGACCGAAGCTCGAGTCCATGCGTCAGGGTTTCCACGACCGCTACGCGAGCCGGATCGAGGCGCTCGTGCGCCTCACGAAGGCGCAGGACCCGTTCTTCGCGGCCCTCGGGGAGAACGCGGCGTCCTACGCCGCGATCCCGTGCCCGGTCCTCGTCCTCGCGGGCGCGGAGGACCGCGCGATTCCGCCGCCCCAGCAGCGGAGAATCCCGACCGTGATCCCGCATGCCGTCTACGAGGAGATCGCGGGCGCCGGGCACGTCGTCTATCTCGAGAAGCCCGAGGTGTTCTGGCCGCGCGTTCGCCTGTTCCTGGACGGGACGCGGCGCTAG